In Nitrospirota bacterium, a single genomic region encodes these proteins:
- a CDS encoding DMT family protein, which produces MTTVILLTISNIFMTIAWYGHLKYKDTALWKVILISWLIAFLEYCFQVPANRIGHHDFSAAQLKTIQEVITLIVFSVFSILYLKEEFRWNYAVGFLFMIGAVFFIFKK; this is translated from the coding sequence ATGACAACGGTAATCCTGTTAACTATATCCAATATATTCATGACTATCGCATGGTATGGTCACCTTAAATATAAAGACACTGCACTCTGGAAGGTCATACTAATCAGCTGGCTTATCGCTTTTCTTGAATACTGTTTCCAGGTCCCGGCAAACCGTATAGGACATCATGATTTCTCTGCCGCACAGTTAAAGACTATTCAGGAGGTGATAACCCTCATCGTCTTTTCAGTCTTTTCAATCTTATATCTTAAGGAAGAGTTCAGGTGGAATTATGCAGTGGGATTTCTTTTTATGATAGGGGCGGTCTTTTTTATTTTCAAAAAATAA
- a CDS encoding zinc ribbon domain-containing protein, whose protein sequence is MPIYEYKCNNCRKKVTVLLLNRSSQEPVCMHCGSNELTRLFSRFAAPKSEEARLESLADPGKWGDIDENNPASVAKFMKKMGKEFGDELGEDFEQEVESAVEEASLGEDGSPDSPIPDLS, encoded by the coding sequence ATGCCAATTTATGAATACAAATGCAACAATTGTCGGAAGAAGGTGACAGTTCTTCTCTTGAACCGGTCGTCTCAGGAGCCTGTTTGCATGCATTGCGGCAGTAATGAACTGACACGTCTTTTCTCCCGATTTGCAGCTCCCAAGTCTGAGGAGGCACGGCTTGAATCACTGGCTGATCCCGGCAAGTGGGGTGATATTGATGAGAACAATCCAGCCAGCGTTGCAAAATTCATGAAAAAGATGGGTAAGGAATTTGGTGATGAACTTGGAGAGGACTTTGAGCAGGAGGTTGAATCTGCTGTTGAAGAGGCATCTCTGGGAGAAGATGGTTCTCCTGACTCCCCGATTCCGGACCTGTCATGA
- the ribA gene encoding GTP cyclohydrolase II has translation MKDSITGLSKKDIKDLLDENKDHECCGIGRDKICVRIESMANLPSRYGQFQVAAFSNNMDNKEHAAVIHGKVVEQEDVVVRLHSECVTGDVFGSLRCDCQDQLVTALRAIGRMKMGVLIYLRQEGRGIGLANKVRAYALQEEGLDTREANIALGFHDDEREYSVAAHIIKSLKIKSVRLMTNNPQKIAELKQYGVEVTERIPLIISPNKHNRFYLETKEKKLGHLLEGVAGRFQEQMDIPVFKKRKIR, from the coding sequence ATGAAGGACTCAATTACTGGATTGTCGAAGAAAGACATCAAAGACCTTCTGGATGAAAACAAAGACCATGAATGCTGCGGAATAGGCCGTGATAAGATTTGTGTCAGGATAGAATCCATGGCTAATCTGCCATCGCGATATGGGCAGTTTCAGGTAGCGGCGTTTTCCAATAACATGGACAACAAAGAGCATGCCGCAGTTATTCATGGAAAAGTTGTGGAACAGGAAGATGTGGTTGTCAGACTGCATTCAGAGTGTGTGACCGGCGATGTGTTTGGTTCGCTCAGGTGTGATTGCCAGGACCAGCTTGTTACTGCGCTCAGGGCTATCGGCAGGATGAAGATGGGGGTGTTGATTTACCTGAGGCAGGAAGGCCGGGGTATTGGACTTGCAAACAAGGTTAGGGCTTATGCCCTTCAGGAAGAAGGTCTTGATACCAGAGAGGCAAATATCGCACTTGGTTTTCATGATGATGAAAGGGAGTATAGTGTTGCAGCGCACATCATAAAGTCTCTGAAGATAAAATCAGTCCGGCTTATGACAAACAATCCTCAGAAGATTGCAGAGCTTAAACAGTATGGTGTTGAGGTGACAGAGAGAATACCATTAATTATCTCTCCAAATAAACACAACCGCTTCTATCTTGAGACAAAGGAGAAGAAGTTGGGGCATCTCCTGGAAGGGGTAGCAGGCCGTTTCCAGGAACAGATGGATATCCCGGTTTTCAAAAAACGAAAAATAAGATAA
- a CDS encoding GAF domain-containing protein, giving the protein MTDESGKTAEKLDTDLLSLEILSEISRIAHSTLELKERLNAIVNTTAVKMGVDCCYVSLLEKDEISLTLKAARGLDSSAIDKVILKVGEGVNGWVAKEMTPVALRDAHADPRFKFIAETGEEKYRSMLAVPLTVQGKCTGVLTVQTIDPKDYLEDEIILLTTIAREVGGIIRNAQLYQDMNHRLLELTSLYEMGQAITSTLDLDTILKVIIKNSVYVIRAKGGVLRLLEPETNRLVVKAYCMPEEDATKLKDLDIGEGIAGTIAANEAPLLIPDIQSAPEFREINRVVASTMLGVPLKSKDRIIGTITLYDKLPETAEGSANFTHEDQQLLTTIASQASIAIENAKLYNQTLNNAREMETLFSLSKGLTSVLDLHFVLDSVLRMISELLDADFGILTLYDEDTNELVTKSVHGADHSIIPRLRFKLGDGTTGWIGEHKESMMLDKVDDNDPKMAIVHLRNLMGVPLLVKDRLIGTIEIANKSTSPGFSASNLMFLATFAGHASVAIENARLYDQTKRLAEENIKRVMELSILHEISSTLGTTLELDKLLHIILTGVTIGGGLGFNRAILFLYDERTNMLRGVLGIGPDSGEEAHMMWSSQPSSGSLRDRILSDDDMAIHKASNINKLATSIEVPIEGGTSVLAKTVLNKQGYIITNAHDDPRVLPALRDIIGTESFATAPLMAKGKVIGAIFVDNLFTKKPITEDDMRFLMMFANQAGLTIENALIYSNLEETNKSLREAQEKLIQQEKMAALGEMATSMAHEIRNPLVSIGGFARRLKDKPVSGDKVKKYSEIIYEEVSRLERILQEILAFARESRPAFVATNINKVIDDVFTLYKDTLSSKGIRVKTNISQDMPLISADPQQLKQVFINLFANAEQAMDETGGELLIESRLSNQMPPELIVEISNSGPSIPHDIMANIFNPFFTTKSSGTGLGLAIVHRIIDSHKGKIHVKNRSTPGDGVTFMISLPVDIR; this is encoded by the coding sequence ATGACTGATGAATCCGGTAAAACCGCAGAGAAACTTGACACAGACTTACTAAGCCTTGAGATATTGAGTGAAATCAGCAGGATCGCCCATTCAACTCTTGAACTCAAAGAGAGATTGAATGCCATAGTCAACACAACAGCAGTGAAGATGGGGGTTGACTGCTGTTATGTCTCGTTATTGGAAAAGGATGAGATAAGCCTGACACTAAAAGCTGCAAGGGGACTTGATTCCAGCGCAATTGATAAAGTCATTCTAAAAGTTGGAGAGGGTGTAAACGGCTGGGTCGCTAAAGAAATGACGCCTGTAGCCCTGAGAGATGCACATGCTGACCCCAGGTTCAAGTTCATCGCTGAGACAGGAGAGGAGAAATACAGGTCCATGCTTGCGGTCCCGCTGACTGTTCAGGGGAAATGCACCGGGGTACTCACAGTCCAGACCATTGACCCTAAAGATTACCTGGAAGACGAGATAATCCTGCTGACAACAATCGCGCGCGAGGTAGGGGGGATAATCAGAAATGCCCAACTCTATCAGGATATGAATCACAGGCTGCTTGAACTTACATCATTATATGAAATGGGTCAGGCTATCACATCTACACTGGATCTGGATACGATATTAAAAGTAATTATAAAAAACAGCGTCTACGTTATCAGGGCTAAGGGCGGCGTCTTGAGGCTGCTTGAACCTGAGACAAACAGACTGGTGGTTAAAGCATATTGCATGCCTGAGGAAGATGCAACAAAGTTAAAAGACCTGGATATAGGGGAAGGCATAGCTGGCACGATTGCAGCTAATGAGGCCCCTCTGTTGATACCGGACATACAGTCCGCACCCGAATTCAGGGAAATCAACCGGGTAGTGGCATCCACCATGCTTGGTGTACCGCTCAAGTCGAAGGACAGGATTATTGGAACGATTACTCTGTATGATAAATTGCCCGAGACAGCGGAGGGATCTGCAAATTTTACACATGAAGACCAGCAGCTGCTTACCACTATTGCAAGCCAGGCCTCTATCGCCATAGAAAATGCTAAGCTTTATAATCAGACATTAAATAATGCCAGAGAAATGGAGACACTTTTTTCTCTATCAAAAGGGCTTACATCAGTACTGGATCTCCACTTTGTACTCGATTCTGTCCTCAGGATGATAAGCGAGTTACTGGATGCAGATTTTGGAATCCTGACTCTGTATGATGAGGATACAAATGAGCTTGTTACCAAGTCAGTTCACGGCGCTGATCACTCTATTATACCCCGATTAAGATTCAAACTTGGGGATGGAACCACAGGTTGGATCGGTGAACATAAAGAGAGCATGATGCTGGACAAAGTTGATGACAACGACCCGAAGATGGCTATTGTACATCTTAGAAATCTAATGGGTGTACCTTTATTAGTAAAAGACCGTCTTATAGGAACAATAGAAATTGCAAACAAGAGTACCTCACCGGGATTCTCGGCATCAAATCTGATGTTTCTCGCCACATTTGCCGGACATGCCTCCGTGGCAATAGAAAATGCCCGGCTTTATGATCAGACAAAGCGGCTGGCCGAGGAAAACATAAAGAGGGTTATGGAATTATCCATATTACATGAAATTAGCAGTACCCTTGGGACCACACTGGAGCTGGACAAACTGCTTCATATCATACTTACCGGCGTTACCATAGGAGGAGGACTGGGATTCAACAGGGCAATATTATTTCTCTATGATGAAAGGACAAATATGCTTCGGGGGGTGCTTGGAATTGGACCTGACAGCGGCGAAGAGGCACACATGATGTGGAGCAGCCAGCCTTCTTCCGGCAGTCTCAGGGACCGGATATTAAGCGATGATGATATGGCAATACACAAGGCATCCAACATTAATAAGCTGGCAACCAGCATTGAAGTGCCAATTGAGGGCGGCACAAGCGTACTTGCTAAAACAGTCCTTAATAAACAGGGTTACATTATAACAAACGCCCATGACGACCCGCGCGTGCTTCCGGCCTTACGCGATATTATAGGAACAGAGAGCTTTGCTACTGCCCCGTTAATGGCAAAAGGCAAGGTTATAGGCGCAATCTTCGTGGATAACTTATTCACGAAAAAACCAATAACTGAGGACGACATGAGATTCCTTATGATGTTCGCTAATCAGGCAGGTTTAACCATCGAGAATGCGCTTATATATTCCAACCTTGAGGAAACCAATAAAAGCCTGCGGGAGGCTCAGGAAAAATTGATTCAGCAGGAGAAGATGGCTGCATTAGGTGAAATGGCCACAAGTATGGCACATGAAATCAGAAATCCCCTTGTTTCTATAGGAGGCTTCGCAAGGCGCCTTAAGGATAAACCTGTTTCAGGGGATAAGGTAAAGAAATACTCGGAGATCATTTACGAAGAAGTAAGCCGGCTTGAACGAATACTTCAGGAAATATTGGCATTTGCGAGGGAATCCAGGCCTGCATTTGTTGCAACCAACATAAATAAGGTTATTGACGACGTCTTTACACTGTATAAGGATACCTTGAGTTCAAAAGGCATCAGGGTTAAGACTAATATATCACAAGATATGCCTTTAATATCTGCAGACCCCCAGCAGCTTAAGCAGGTTTTCATTAATCTTTTTGCAAACGCCGAGCAGGCTATGGATGAAACCGGCGGTGAGCTGTTAATTGAATCAAGGCTGTCTAATCAGATGCCCCCTGAACTTATTGTAGAGATAAGCAATAGCGGCCCTTCAATACCTCATGACATAATGGCAAATATCTTCAACCCGTTCTTCACTACCAAATCGTCAGGGACAGGCCTTGGTCTGGCTATTGTTCACAGGATAATAGACAGTCATAAAGGTAAGATTCATGTGAAAAACCGTTCAACCCCGGGCGATGGGGTTACTTTTATGATATCATTACCCGTAGATATCAGGTAG
- a CDS encoding cytochrome c3 family protein: protein MQTRHLLKRLNNSFGMSHWLCRIFFPSSLLLITLYLFSSSLLYAQQIKESSPKPKGQQEQAIPLQILPKDNNGNIDWVKSLRQGTIKPQDSLDPRKPTTPVIDLDIIFKVKGDLPDVVYPHYPHTEWLGCNNCHPKIFIMQAGANKVTMKKIEEGQFCGRCHGIVAFPLSNCTRCHSKPKR, encoded by the coding sequence ATGCAGACCAGACACCTCCTGAAAAGACTGAATAACAGTTTCGGAATGTCTCACTGGCTCTGCCGGATATTTTTCCCATCCAGTCTTCTGCTTATAACTTTATATCTATTTTCATCATCACTGTTATATGCGCAGCAGATAAAAGAATCGTCGCCAAAGCCAAAAGGCCAGCAGGAACAGGCAATCCCACTCCAGATATTGCCGAAAGACAACAATGGGAATATTGACTGGGTCAAGTCTCTGAGGCAGGGTACTATTAAGCCGCAGGATTCTCTGGATCCTAGGAAACCTACCACACCTGTTATAGATCTCGATATAATATTTAAGGTAAAAGGCGATTTGCCTGATGTTGTATACCCGCATTACCCGCACACAGAGTGGCTTGGGTGCAATAACTGTCATCCAAAGATATTCATAATGCAGGCTGGCGCAAATAAAGTAACGATGAAGAAGATTGAAGAGGGACAATTCTGCGGCAGATGCCACGGTATTGTCGCCTTTCCTCTTTCAAACTGCACCCGATGTCATTCAAAACCAAAGAGATAA
- a CDS encoding cytochrome ubiquinol oxidase subunit I translates to MDVVILSRLQFFLTISFHFIFVSISIGLAWWLVVIELLGWRLRDGEVYLEAAKFFSRLFAITFVTGTATGIVMEFQIGMNWSAFSKFSGDVFGPLLAAEGLIAFMIEAFFLGLYLFGRNKVPRTIHLLSIFMVAAASTISAFWILAANSWQQTPAGFVIKDGRVVLTDFSEVIFNPSTLQRYFHTMDATFISGTFFVAGISSYLLLKNRKVDAARKLLKYSIIAGLILTVLQVMPIGHEHAKQVALTQPEKFAVLEAVEETRAYAPFVLFGIPTNGQDELKWAVKIPGLLSLITFSDASAVIKGVKEFPPDELPPRLIPFIAFRTMVILGIYFIILTLYGVIKLYRGRLFNSKKFLRLLVWSMPLPIIASQLGWIAAEVGRQPWIIYRVMKTAAGATINLPAANVLFTLSMFVILYTLIGGLYVYLVRREINKWT, encoded by the coding sequence TTGGATGTTGTCATTTTATCCCGTCTTCAATTCTTTCTGACGATCTCGTTTCATTTCATCTTTGTATCCATTAGTATTGGATTGGCCTGGTGGCTTGTAGTCATTGAGCTGCTTGGCTGGAGACTAAGAGATGGAGAGGTTTATCTTGAGGCAGCAAAATTTTTCAGCAGGCTGTTTGCCATTACATTTGTAACAGGTACTGCCACAGGTATAGTCATGGAGTTCCAGATAGGTATGAACTGGTCAGCGTTTTCAAAGTTCTCCGGTGACGTATTTGGTCCTTTGCTTGCTGCAGAAGGGCTTATTGCCTTTATGATTGAAGCCTTCTTTCTCGGTCTCTATTTATTCGGGAGGAATAAGGTGCCGCGCACAATACACCTGCTGTCCATATTTATGGTTGCCGCAGCTTCTACTATTTCTGCCTTCTGGATACTGGCGGCGAACTCGTGGCAGCAGACACCTGCGGGATTTGTTATTAAGGATGGAAGGGTGGTGTTGACGGACTTCAGTGAAGTTATATTTAACCCGTCAACATTACAGCGGTATTTTCATACAATGGATGCAACATTTATTTCCGGGACTTTTTTTGTAGCAGGGATTTCATCATATCTGCTTCTTAAGAACAGGAAGGTTGATGCTGCACGAAAGTTGCTGAAGTACTCCATCATTGCGGGTCTTATCTTAACAGTGCTTCAGGTTATGCCCATTGGTCATGAACACGCAAAACAGGTTGCCCTTACTCAGCCGGAGAAGTTTGCCGTCCTTGAGGCTGTAGAAGAGACCCGGGCATATGCCCCTTTTGTTTTATTCGGGATTCCGACGAATGGTCAGGATGAGCTTAAATGGGCGGTAAAGATTCCCGGTCTCCTGAGCCTTATTACATTTAGTGATGCAAGTGCAGTGATTAAGGGTGTTAAAGAATTTCCTCCGGATGAGTTGCCCCCCAGGCTTATTCCATTTATTGCATTTCGCACGATGGTGATACTTGGTATATATTTTATTATTCTGACACTGTACGGTGTCATTAAACTCTATCGCGGTAGACTGTTTAATTCAAAGAAATTTCTGCGATTACTTGTCTGGTCTATGCCGCTCCCGATTATTGCCTCCCAGCTTGGATGGATCGCCGCTGAGGTTGGGCGGCAGCCCTGGATTATCTACAGGGTCATGAAAACAGCAGCAGGTGCGACCATAAATTTACCGGCTGCAAATGTATTATTTACACTTAGTATGTTTGTTATCCTGTATACACTTATTGGCGGATTATACGTTTATCTTGTCAGGAGGGAGATAAATAAATGGACCTGA
- a CDS encoding cytochrome c3 family protein, which produces MKKKVIVSILISTFVLAILAFVDLTPAQAEYGDLTLNRYAEQAGMPPVVFPHWFHRIRFKCKVCHEEIFLMRQGSNDINMQKIIQGEYCGKCHNGKIAWAPIYCDRCHSGASTVVIPEARGFLK; this is translated from the coding sequence ATGAAAAAGAAAGTCATAGTCAGTATCCTCATTTCAACCTTTGTCCTCGCTATTCTTGCCTTTGTTGATCTAACGCCGGCACAAGCTGAATATGGCGACCTTACCTTGAACAGATACGCAGAGCAGGCAGGTATGCCTCCAGTAGTGTTCCCGCACTGGTTCCATCGTATCAGATTCAAGTGTAAGGTGTGCCATGAAGAGATATTTCTTATGAGACAGGGTTCCAATGATATTAATATGCAGAAGATCATACAGGGCGAGTATTGTGGTAAATGCCACAATGGTAAAATTGCATGGGCGCCAATTTACTGTGACAGATGTCATTCCGGTGCAAGTACTGTTGTAATCCCGGAGGCCCGGGGATTCTTGAAATAA
- a CDS encoding MBL fold metallo-hydrolase — MEPLEDEFGDIIQKARTGLGLTIRQAADMSGLAVSVLEDMESYGYRPSEEESGTIAAVLGLDPEKLYGIASGKWYPRVYSQELVSDVIVVSGSIGSYKVNGYFLYDSVAREAALFDTANDSRTVLRYLKDIGSELRYIFLTHCHSDHIGGLREIFHSSGAKICIPYGEASEGLTDDMKKNGCIVKDGMDFKTGRYSIKAVSTPGHTGGSTCYTTRDYCFSGDTLFAGSIGRPFSCDGYSTLLKKVREKILSLNEGVRIFPGHGPATTVAEESEHNPFF; from the coding sequence ATGGAACCGTTAGAAGACGAGTTTGGTGACATTATTCAAAAGGCACGGACAGGTCTTGGACTGACCATAAGACAGGCAGCTGACATGTCCGGATTAGCTGTTTCTGTATTGGAAGATATGGAGTCATACGGATACAGACCTTCTGAAGAAGAATCAGGAACTATTGCCGCTGTTCTCGGTCTCGACCCTGAGAAGCTTTATGGGATAGCCTCAGGAAAGTGGTATCCCCGTGTTTATTCGCAGGAGCTCGTATCTGATGTTATTGTTGTCTCCGGTTCAATAGGATCATATAAAGTTAACGGTTACTTCCTCTATGACAGTGTTGCAAGGGAGGCGGCACTATTTGACACTGCAAATGACAGCAGGACTGTCTTAAGATATTTGAAGGACATAGGATCAGAGTTGCGATATATCTTCCTGACACATTGTCACTCTGATCACATTGGCGGGTTAAGAGAGATTTTTCATTCTTCGGGTGCGAAAATATGTATACCTTATGGAGAAGCATCTGAAGGTTTAACGGACGATATGAAGAAAAACGGATGCATAGTAAAGGATGGTATGGATTTTAAGACAGGAAGATATTCCATTAAGGCTGTTTCAACACCAGGGCATACCGGTGGAAGTACATGCTATACTACCAGGGATTACTGTTTTTCAGGAGACACCCTCTTTGCAGGTTCCATAGGCAGACCTTTCAGTTGTGACGGGTACAGCACACTATTAAAAAAAGTGAGAGAAAAAATCTTATCCCTGAATGAAGGGGTTAGAATCTTTCCCGGACATGGTCCCGCTACTACAGTTGCAGAGGAATCGGAGCATAACCCGTTCTTTTAA
- a CDS encoding cytochrome c3 family protein, whose protein sequence is MRCKKNLRYLISAVILSIVVIIAASCSQLGLKENAAGIEAPPEQTEAAPSAEPAVVETTPAPETAAAPAPAPPPVELAQQTPAVKSTAPASGQKIPAQYKNIDPSLLIYLSSRGVIAGTGDPSAVAGDAEKMGQMEHPAAMELARLPKDQYGLVNWAAAIKNGNIKPLDSLEPGAMAAPPFNLDIVIQTKSKFMADVVYPHYVHTLWLGCTNCHTSIFQMKAGGNPEMTMAKIAAGEYCGRCHNRVAFPLTDCSRCHVKPKETAKTGR, encoded by the coding sequence ATGAGGTGCAAGAAAAATCTGAGGTATTTAATATCTGCTGTAATTTTATCAATTGTTGTAATTATCGCTGCGTCATGTTCGCAATTGGGTCTAAAGGAAAATGCAGCAGGAATTGAAGCACCGCCCGAACAAACTGAGGCAGCCCCTTCTGCAGAACCTGCCGTAGTTGAAACTACTCCAGCGCCGGAAACTGCTGCGGCACCAGCGCCGGCACCGCCCCCTGTAGAACTTGCTCAGCAGACACCTGCAGTCAAATCAACTGCCCCTGCTTCAGGACAGAAGATACCTGCTCAATATAAAAACATAGATCCGTCTCTTCTAATATATTTAAGTTCCCGCGGAGTTATTGCAGGGACAGGCGATCCATCCGCTGTTGCCGGAGATGCAGAGAAGATGGGTCAAATGGAACATCCGGCTGCTATGGAACTGGCCAGATTGCCGAAGGACCAATATGGGTTGGTGAACTGGGCGGCAGCTATAAAGAATGGCAATATTAAACCATTGGACTCACTTGAACCAGGGGCGATGGCAGCGCCTCCATTCAATCTTGATATTGTTATACAGACCAAGAGTAAATTTATGGCAGATGTTGTTTATCCTCATTATGTACATACCTTATGGCTGGGCTGTACAAATTGCCACACATCTATATTCCAGATGAAGGCTGGCGGTAACCCGGAGATGACAATGGCGAAGATAGCTGCAGGAGAATACTGCGGAAGATGCCATAACAGGGTCGCTTTTCCACTGACAGATTGCAGCAGATGTCACGTTAAGCCTAAGGAGACTGCTAAAACAGGCCGCTAA
- a CDS encoding ribonuclease Z, producing MKPLLHASLINGPFDDPGLYIDIMWDRRALLFDAGDVSRLNASQLLKVSDIFVSHTHMDHFIGFDSILRTVLNRDKTMRIFGPTGITDCIEGKLRGYTWNLTKDYLLVLRITEVNAGILKMTEFHARDGFRRRDLSNKPFSGIILDEDMLTVYCASLDHKITSLAFALKERFHINIDREKLDRLNLPVGPWLRSFKQALWEGAPDSERIKITGSDAEDGSRTFTLGELADKITTITEGQKLSYIVDAVYNSENEEKIISLSRDSDIMYCEAAFLDKDSGIASERFHLTAKQAGQLAQKACVKELVIFHFSPRYRDNPDEIYKEAMQAFRGA from the coding sequence ATGAAGCCCCTATTACATGCCTCTTTAATAAACGGCCCTTTTGATGATCCGGGTCTCTATATTGATATAATGTGGGACAGACGGGCACTGCTGTTTGATGCAGGAGATGTCTCACGGCTTAATGCATCTCAATTGCTGAAGGTTTCCGACATCTTTGTATCTCACACTCATATGGACCACTTCATTGGATTTGATAGTATCTTAAGGACTGTCCTGAACCGGGATAAGACAATGAGAATTTTCGGTCCGACAGGGATCACTGACTGTATTGAAGGCAAGTTGAGGGGTTATACGTGGAACCTGACAAAAGATTATCTTCTCGTTCTTAGAATTACCGAGGTAAACGCCGGAATTTTAAAAATGACTGAGTTCCACGCAAGAGATGGTTTCAGACGGCGTGACTTAAGCAACAAACCTTTTTCCGGGATTATTTTAGATGAAGATATGCTTACAGTATATTGCGCGTCTCTTGATCATAAAATTACTTCGCTTGCATTTGCCCTGAAAGAAAGATTTCACATCAATATAGACAGGGAAAAACTTGATCGTCTGAACCTTCCGGTTGGCCCGTGGCTCAGGAGCTTCAAGCAGGCACTATGGGAAGGAGCTCCTGACAGCGAGAGGATTAAGATAACCGGAAGCGATGCTGAAGATGGCAGCCGGACCTTCACCTTAGGTGAATTAGCAGACAAGATTACAACAATCACAGAGGGACAGAAGTTATCCTATATTGTTGATGCAGTCTATAATTCAGAAAATGAGGAAAAGATCATATCGCTCTCAAGAGATTCGGATATCATGTATTGTGAAGCGGCATTTCTTGATAAAGACAGTGGGATAGCATCGGAACGGTTTCATCTTACCGCTAAACAGGCTGGTCAGCTGGCTCAGAAGGCATGCGTTAAAGAGCTGGTTATCTTTCACTTCTCGCCTCGGTATAGAGACAATCCTGATGAAATATATAAAGAGGCTATGCAGGCATTCCGGGGGGCTTAG
- a CDS encoding tRNA (adenine-N1)-methyltransferase → MKFCDGDRVHFIDRKGRQYPLLLCRGKVFQFSGEKIPHDDIIGQEDGTTVTLSRGSKFIVLRPTLSEYILKMPRGAQVIYPKDIGTILICGDIYPSATVVEAGIGSGALTMALLRAVGESGVVISYEVREDFSKRAFENIQLYNGKTNNLIIREQDIYNGIEEEGVDRIILDLPEPWRVVPHAVQTLRNGGIFLCYLPTILQVSTVVRTLKESGNFIHIETSETLFRTWHVEDNSVRPDHRMVAHTGFITTARKVVFTKDLRVNHHEPELDENSLSFVERGG, encoded by the coding sequence ATGAAGTTTTGCGATGGAGACCGGGTTCATTTTATTGATAGAAAAGGGAGACAATATCCCCTCTTACTTTGCAGAGGCAAGGTGTTTCAGTTTAGTGGAGAGAAGATTCCTCACGATGACATTATTGGCCAGGAGGATGGAACTACAGTTACATTATCAAGGGGGAGTAAATTTATAGTCCTGAGACCAACCCTTTCAGAATACATCCTTAAGATGCCGCGCGGGGCTCAGGTAATATATCCTAAAGACATAGGGACGATCCTGATTTGCGGGGATATATACCCTTCGGCCACAGTGGTTGAGGCTGGTATTGGTTCAGGGGCATTAACTATGGCATTGCTCAGGGCTGTCGGAGAGTCGGGTGTTGTAATTTCATATGAAGTAAGAGAAGATTTTAGCAAGAGGGCATTTGAAAACATACAGCTTTATAATGGAAAGACCAATAATCTGATAATCAGAGAGCAGGACATTTACAATGGCATAGAGGAGGAAGGTGTAGACAGGATAATCTTAGACCTTCCGGAGCCATGGAGGGTTGTGCCGCATGCAGTACAAACATTAAGAAATGGCGGCATCTTCCTCTGTTATCTGCCCACCATACTGCAGGTCTCGACAGTGGTACGGACATTGAAGGAATCGGGTAATTTTATTCATATTGAGACAAGCGAGACACTGTTCAGGACCTGGCATGTAGAGGACAATAGCGTAAGACCGGATCACAGAATGGTTGCTCATACTGGTTTTATAACAACTGCAAGAAAAGTAGTGTTTACAAAGGATTTGCGGGTGAACCATCATGAACCGGAGCTTGATGAAAATTCCCTCTCCTTCGTGGAGAGGGGAGGGTGA